Proteins from one Gimesia maris genomic window:
- a CDS encoding sialidase family protein: MRITIRSLFSSLLLVIICTTNAVAQDSSKSNTEERPAPRIKLTMGEPHVIVRGIRPEEQLWGPYQFPRPYRLKDRFVVSVHVKNDDISNYGATALWFESRDQGVTWKEVDDSIAQECGLLLPSGDRVYLPPESGVDVSEYKQIPWNKYTPAYDFSKQAEEGTLPIPDGMTFWMGGTTINAFNADRLPPSMSKKEWTLYRIPAGQTKPVQEQADVDWPYLTRVVHVSRNGKKVLKSIFPRGNPKLGPDGAIWVSVFSGEGHLNPENGQYSPYYSAEIFRSEDNGKTFQRRSHLEYEANGHEFPYKSGGFSDSDFEFMPDGSIVWFLRSTWYSSTGKEWDPMYMTRSTDLGRTWSKPVKFDDVGILPRLCRLENGVTLLCYARPGTFVRAALNDSGTEWTEPLVVMTPGDRSGLANKPVADPTFHDWDGSCNNPEIVPLDENSALLFYSDFYYPDESGVKRKTILCRKIMVERQAD, from the coding sequence ATGAGAATTACCATACGCTCCCTCTTCAGTTCCTTATTATTGGTGATCATCTGCACGACTAACGCAGTTGCGCAAGACAGCAGCAAGTCGAACACCGAAGAAAGACCTGCGCCGCGGATCAAGCTGACAATGGGGGAACCGCATGTGATCGTGCGGGGGATTCGGCCGGAGGAGCAGCTCTGGGGGCCGTACCAGTTTCCGCGTCCTTATCGGCTGAAAGACCGGTTCGTTGTTTCCGTGCATGTGAAAAACGATGATATCAGCAACTATGGTGCGACGGCCCTCTGGTTCGAAAGTCGCGATCAGGGTGTGACCTGGAAAGAGGTCGATGATTCGATCGCGCAGGAGTGCGGCTTGCTGCTCCCCAGTGGTGACCGGGTCTACCTTCCGCCGGAATCGGGTGTCGACGTAAGCGAGTACAAGCAGATTCCCTGGAACAAATACACGCCCGCTTATGATTTCTCGAAGCAGGCGGAGGAAGGAACGCTGCCGATTCCCGATGGCATGACCTTCTGGATGGGAGGCACAACCATCAATGCATTTAACGCCGATCGCCTGCCGCCGAGTATGTCTAAAAAGGAATGGACGCTGTATCGCATTCCTGCAGGTCAGACAAAACCAGTGCAGGAGCAGGCCGATGTGGACTGGCCTTACCTGACGCGGGTGGTTCACGTCAGTCGAAATGGGAAGAAGGTGCTGAAGTCGATCTTTCCGCGGGGTAATCCGAAGCTGGGGCCCGACGGTGCGATCTGGGTAAGTGTGTTTTCGGGGGAGGGGCATCTCAATCCGGAGAACGGACAGTACAGCCCTTACTACTCGGCGGAAATCTTCCGTTCCGAAGACAACGGGAAAACATTCCAGCGACGTTCACATCTGGAATATGAAGCGAACGGCCACGAGTTTCCTTATAAGAGTGGCGGTTTCAGCGACAGTGACTTTGAATTCATGCCGGACGGTTCGATTGTCTGGTTCCTGCGATCGACCTGGTATTCTTCAACCGGCAAAGAGTGGGATCCGATGTATATGACGCGTTCGACCGACTTGGGGCGGACCTGGTCGAAGCCGGTGAAGTTCGACGACGTCGGTATCCTGCCGCGTTTGTGTCGACTCGAGAATGGGGTGACACTGCTCTGTTATGCCCGTCCGGGGACATTCGTACGGGCTGCGCTCAACGACAGCGGCACAGAGTGGACTGAACCGCTGGTGGTGATGACGCCCGGTGATCGAAGCGGACTGGCGAACAAGCCTGTAGCTGACCCCACCTTTCACGACTGGGACGGCTCCTGCAATAACCCGGAGATCGTGCCTCTGGATGAGAACAGTGCCCTGCTCTTCTACAGTGATTTTTATTATCCGGATGAGAGTGGCGTGAAACGGAAAACGATTCTGTGTCGCAAGATCATGGTGGAGCGGCAGGCGGACTGA
- a CDS encoding aldehyde dehydrogenase family protein — translation MPAWPEKMYIDGKWVDGRSETNWTITNPATREPLAEIALANASDVDLAVTAARRAFDKGEWPRLDPLQRGRLLYKLAERIRESAEDLAMTDTLNIGKPIRDTLGFDIPCGADVIESYAGLPDKIAGHSYGGLPDNVTMQFREPMGVIAAIVPWNYPMTNAAIKLAPILACGNTVVLKPSEVSPLSALMLAKMAEEVGFPPGVINVIHGTGAEAGTALVKHPGINKIAFTGRYETGAQLMEAAKDGMKGVLLELGGKTPSVVFPDAPLDHVVNGVITGIFCHLGQICVAGSRLLVHESQHDELLERIIAKAQSLKQGDPTDPEMHLGCLATPTHCGFVRSRVEQAKQEGARLVLSGDISDDPLDCFYPPTIFDQVSPDMAVAKEEVFGPVLSVMTFKTEEEAIRIANDSDFGLMANIWSTDGTRALRVARELQAGRISINGGGYLRPNVPIYGYKKSGFGAELGFIEAAHEFCNSKSVIYSLATEKSPWPE, via the coding sequence ATGCCAGCCTGGCCAGAGAAAATGTATATTGATGGAAAATGGGTCGACGGTCGCTCGGAAACGAACTGGACGATCACGAACCCGGCGACCCGGGAACCGCTGGCGGAGATTGCCCTGGCGAATGCCAGTGATGTCGATCTGGCGGTCACTGCGGCTCGTCGTGCGTTTGACAAGGGAGAATGGCCGCGTCTGGATCCTCTGCAGCGGGGTCGATTGCTTTACAAGCTGGCAGAACGCATTCGTGAATCTGCGGAAGATCTCGCGATGACCGATACGCTCAATATCGGCAAGCCGATTCGCGACACGCTGGGCTTTGACATTCCCTGTGGGGCGGACGTAATCGAAAGTTATGCGGGACTGCCGGACAAAATCGCCGGGCATTCCTATGGCGGCCTGCCGGACAATGTGACGATGCAGTTTCGCGAGCCGATGGGTGTGATCGCAGCCATCGTTCCCTGGAATTATCCCATGACTAACGCCGCCATTAAACTGGCGCCGATTCTTGCCTGCGGCAATACGGTGGTGCTGAAGCCTTCTGAAGTCTCGCCGCTGTCCGCATTGATGCTGGCGAAGATGGCTGAAGAAGTGGGCTTTCCTCCTGGCGTGATTAACGTGATTCACGGCACGGGCGCGGAAGCGGGGACGGCTCTTGTGAAACATCCGGGCATCAATAAAATTGCGTTCACGGGACGGTATGAAACCGGTGCGCAGTTGATGGAAGCGGCCAAGGATGGCATGAAAGGCGTGCTGCTGGAACTGGGCGGCAAAACGCCGAGCGTCGTCTTTCCCGATGCCCCGCTGGATCATGTTGTCAACGGTGTGATCACGGGCATCTTCTGTCACCTGGGTCAGATTTGTGTGGCCGGCTCAAGACTGCTGGTGCATGAGAGCCAGCATGATGAACTGCTCGAGCGGATTATCGCCAAGGCTCAGAGTTTGAAACAGGGAGATCCGACCGATCCCGAAATGCACCTGGGCTGTCTGGCCACGCCAACGCACTGCGGCTTCGTGCGGAGTCGCGTTGAACAGGCAAAACAGGAAGGGGCCCGGTTAGTCCTCTCGGGTGATATCTCCGATGATCCGCTGGACTGCTTCTATCCGCCGACCATTTTCGACCAGGTCTCACCCGACATGGCTGTCGCGAAGGAAGAAGTGTTCGGGCCGGTCTTAAGCGTGATGACATTTAAAACGGAAGAAGAAGCGATTCGCATTGCCAATGATTCCGACTTTGGTTTGATGGCCAATATCTGGTCCACTGACGGCACACGGGCGCTGCGAGTCGCCCGCGAGCTGCAGGCAGGACGGATCTCGATCAATGGTGGCGGTTATCTCAGACCGAACGTGCCGATCTATGGTTACAAAAAGAGTGGATTCGGAGCGGAACTGGGCTTCATCGAAGCGGCCCACGAATTCTGTAATTCCAAGTCCGTGATTTATTCCCTGGCGACGGAGAAATCTCCCTGGCCTGAGTAA
- a CDS encoding response regulator: protein MLQNRFSILLVEDDDVDREVVNRAIKRQELDCSLYTACDGAEALSILRGESSEKLNEDFVVLLDLNMPGMNGLQFLDELREDPELSHTIVFVLSTSEHPLDIAKAYKKNVAGYFSKTQVDLLVKMLSDYAQASLFPNPRVIQSIH from the coding sequence ATGCTGCAAAACCGGTTTTCAATTCTTTTAGTTGAAGATGATGACGTCGATCGTGAAGTGGTCAATCGGGCCATTAAGCGTCAGGAGTTGGATTGTAGCTTGTATACCGCCTGTGATGGGGCGGAAGCCTTATCCATACTGCGAGGGGAATCATCAGAGAAGCTGAATGAAGATTTTGTCGTTCTGCTTGACCTCAACATGCCCGGGATGAATGGCCTGCAGTTTCTGGATGAACTTCGGGAAGACCCTGAACTTAGCCATACCATCGTATTTGTACTTTCCACTTCAGAGCATCCACTCGATATTGCCAAAGCCTACAAAAAAAATGTGGCAGGATATTTCAGCAAAACGCAGGTCGACTTACTGGTCAAAATGCTCAGTGATTATGCCCAGGCTTCTCTGTTTCCAAATCCTCGGGTGATACAGAGCATCCATTAG
- a CDS encoding ATP-binding protein encodes MIDKIKPKRMTSLQWKIYIGFGGMILLLISNGILGIYGLGNAMQSFDQYRDVEKTYNESLSIDRNVQELKRRVNQYINTGHSSNRDAVQVTFEKLQKQVSGLLSDVNDKEISESLIIMNSHLEAYFKNFTLATEERQLRTSLVQTSLPEQGQRVQVNLENLEAQVHGSPKELSRHYLAALSAQRFFALAEKNALRYFAEPSTPFVDKTLSSLQDARSIIESIQAEALNSEKVLVNDLLSQLDEYEKICLRAFQATRSYLYLVNVVMSGEASEFAYYSMQIKNIAESKRTEINQATIVHTQDIKNITTIAIIGALLIGLYYAWRLAYSVVQPITAMTETFRRLGAGETLITIPATDRNDEIGEMATAADIFNKQNFVTKNLLQQSQTLSQELIQKTRELEMINSELDNFAYIASHDLKSPLRGIDQLAKWIQEDSAEELSEESCVNLNKLQGRIRTMETLLNDLLEYSRIGRITGECERTDTGAMLKEISELIDNPEKIQITIAPDMPVLNTFRTPLRHVFLNLITNAVKHHDHPETGKINIDYRELPDFYEFSVKDNGPGIDPKHHDRIFQMYQRVGNTTAEGSGMGLAIIKKQIETLGGTISVESAEKQNTIFHFTWSK; translated from the coding sequence ATGATAGACAAGATTAAACCAAAACGAATGACGAGCCTGCAGTGGAAAATCTACATCGGTTTTGGCGGGATGATTCTGCTTCTGATTTCGAATGGTATTTTAGGTATTTACGGTCTTGGCAATGCGATGCAGAGCTTTGATCAATACCGCGATGTGGAAAAAACCTATAACGAATCTCTGTCCATTGATCGCAATGTGCAAGAACTGAAACGCCGTGTGAATCAGTATATTAATACCGGCCATTCTTCGAACCGCGATGCCGTGCAGGTGACCTTTGAAAAACTGCAGAAGCAGGTCAGCGGTCTCCTGTCTGACGTGAATGACAAAGAGATCAGTGAGTCATTGATCATTATGAACTCACATCTGGAGGCATATTTCAAGAATTTCACACTGGCAACGGAAGAACGCCAGTTGCGGACGTCCCTGGTTCAGACATCTCTTCCAGAACAGGGGCAAAGAGTACAGGTGAATCTGGAAAATCTGGAAGCACAGGTACATGGCAGTCCCAAAGAGCTGAGTCGGCATTATCTGGCTGCGTTATCCGCTCAGCGTTTTTTCGCGCTCGCCGAAAAAAATGCATTACGATATTTTGCCGAACCCAGTACTCCTTTTGTCGATAAGACTTTGAGCTCGCTTCAGGACGCCCGCTCGATTATTGAATCCATTCAAGCCGAGGCGCTCAATTCTGAAAAAGTACTCGTAAATGACCTGCTGTCACAATTGGATGAGTACGAAAAAATATGCCTGAGAGCATTTCAGGCAACGCGAAGTTATCTCTATCTGGTAAATGTCGTGATGTCTGGTGAAGCCTCGGAATTTGCATATTATTCGATGCAGATTAAAAATATCGCCGAGAGCAAGCGAACAGAGATCAATCAGGCCACCATCGTGCATACGCAGGATATTAAAAATATCACAACGATCGCGATTATTGGAGCCTTGCTCATCGGATTATATTATGCCTGGCGACTGGCGTATTCTGTTGTGCAGCCGATTACAGCAATGACAGAAACATTCAGAAGACTGGGAGCCGGTGAAACACTTATTACGATTCCGGCTACAGATCGTAATGACGAAATCGGGGAGATGGCAACTGCTGCAGATATTTTTAATAAGCAGAACTTTGTGACCAAAAACCTTTTGCAGCAATCGCAGACATTAAGCCAGGAACTGATACAAAAAACCCGGGAGCTTGAAATGATCAACTCCGAACTCGACAACTTTGCATATATTGCTTCCCACGACCTTAAGTCTCCTCTCCGAGGCATCGATCAGCTGGCTAAATGGATTCAGGAAGACTCTGCCGAAGAACTTTCTGAAGAATCGTGTGTCAATCTGAATAAGCTGCAGGGGCGAATCAGAACCATGGAGACACTACTGAACGACTTACTGGAGTACTCCCGCATTGGTCGAATCACAGGAGAATGTGAACGAACTGATACGGGAGCCATGCTTAAAGAAATCAGTGAACTGATTGATAATCCAGAGAAAATTCAAATAACCATTGCCCCTGATATGCCAGTTCTGAATACCTTTCGCACACCACTGCGGCATGTATTTCTCAATTTGATCACTAATGCCGTCAAGCACCATGATCATCCCGAAACGGGGAAAATTAATATTGATTATCGGGAACTTCCCGATTTTTATGAGTTCAGCGTCAAAGATAACGGGCCTGGGATTGATCCCAAGCATCACGATAGAATATTTCAAATGTATCAGCGCGTAGGTAATACTACTGCCGAGGGGAGTGGAATGGGCCTGGCCATCATAAAAAAACAGATCGAAACTTTGGGTGGTACAATTTCTGTTGAATCGGCGGAGAAGCAGAATACGATATTTCACTTCACATGGTCCAAATAA
- a CDS encoding ABC transporter substrate-binding protein, whose protein sequence is MSTADSTDNIKQTRTTRRTFLKKTLALSSGVGAFTNAPYVFARHRTKLRVLGTHVTLQEELRKKAQQDLGIDIEFQPGGSAAVLHQASTRPASFDLYEQWSNSLKVLWQANAIQAIDIERLKYWDEINNLTKTGRITTGAKLGAGDAPSKLLYVQKDRSLSSVPSQQVSFLPYVHNVDSFGYNAGVIPRGIPYKTESWSWLLDERYAGKVALVNAPSIGLFDAVLAVQAKGLMKFKDIGNLSRNEIDELFAILIELRHQGHFRGVWSSGPQSVRLMQRKEVVIESMFSPAVFDLKGQGIDCVYAAPKEGYRAWHGVMCLSSQTQGAVKDAAYDYMNWWLSGWPGAFIAKQGYYISNPERSRSLLTDNEWNYWYEGKPALTNLAGTDGRVVVKQGEIRNGGSYLERFSNVAVWNTVMDTYEYSLLKWNEFLST, encoded by the coding sequence ATGAGCACTGCCGATTCGACTGACAATATAAAACAGACCAGGACAACGCGACGGACTTTTCTTAAAAAGACTCTGGCTTTGTCGAGTGGGGTGGGGGCATTTACGAATGCTCCTTATGTGTTTGCGCGTCATCGTACGAAGTTACGGGTTCTGGGTACGCATGTGACGCTGCAGGAGGAACTGCGTAAAAAAGCGCAACAGGATCTGGGGATCGATATTGAATTTCAGCCCGGTGGCAGTGCGGCCGTTCTGCATCAGGCTTCTACTCGTCCGGCATCGTTTGACCTGTACGAGCAGTGGTCGAATAGTCTGAAAGTCTTATGGCAGGCCAATGCAATACAGGCGATTGACATCGAGCGACTCAAATACTGGGATGAAATCAACAATCTCACCAAAACCGGTCGCATCACGACAGGAGCCAAACTCGGTGCGGGTGATGCACCTTCAAAACTGTTGTATGTTCAAAAAGATCGGTCACTGAGTTCTGTTCCCAGTCAACAGGTCAGCTTTCTGCCTTACGTCCACAATGTGGATTCCTTTGGCTACAATGCTGGTGTGATTCCGCGTGGCATACCCTATAAAACAGAAAGCTGGAGTTGGCTGCTGGACGAACGCTATGCAGGCAAGGTGGCACTGGTCAATGCTCCATCAATTGGATTATTTGACGCCGTACTCGCGGTCCAGGCGAAAGGGTTAATGAAATTTAAAGATATAGGAAATCTTTCCAGAAACGAAATCGATGAGCTGTTTGCGATATTAATCGAACTCAGACATCAAGGTCACTTCCGTGGTGTCTGGAGTTCCGGGCCCCAGTCGGTGCGACTGATGCAGCGTAAGGAAGTCGTAATTGAAAGCATGTTTTCGCCTGCGGTATTCGATCTCAAAGGACAAGGAATCGATTGTGTCTATGCTGCCCCTAAAGAAGGCTATCGTGCCTGGCATGGTGTGATGTGCCTTTCTTCTCAAACACAGGGCGCAGTGAAGGATGCGGCTTATGATTATATGAACTGGTGGCTGTCAGGCTGGCCTGGTGCCTTTATCGCGAAACAGGGGTATTACATTTCCAACCCGGAGCGTTCACGTTCGCTGCTTACAGATAATGAATGGAACTACTGGTATGAAGGAAAACCTGCCCTCACTAATCTTGCCGGAACTGATGGTCGAGTCGTAGTGAAACAAGGTGAAATCCGTAACGGAGGCTCCTATCTTGAACGTTTCAGTAACGTGGCTGTCTGGAATACAGTGATGGATACTTATGAATATTCTCTTCTGAAATGGAACGAATTTCTCTCAACTTGA
- a CDS encoding response regulator has product MTDKVVLIADDDHELSQALAIRLRGLGYTVMRSPDASHALIGAMRIKPNLIILDVDMPSGNGLAVCEMLNGDESCHGIPVIIHTGHTDTETIQRCKQLGAVYIQKCPGSPATITEIAREFLQLDIQPVVEPVEEAQKTPETRDLSLSYIKSIGKAEYELSEADGTPIDTASEENVTDQTQDADSVSPDSREKRPPIVLSIDDDRDISKALQMKLKPHGVECLSAFTGDQGYEMAVEHMPDVIITDLVLPEAEGIYIMRRIRSNPLLSEIPIIVLTGQSYPAIKHQILSLGVEAFLTKPVSINELIKELQSVIPIKYTLTQDTATISFNKNDNKIASMA; this is encoded by the coding sequence ATGACTGATAAAGTGGTACTGATTGCAGATGATGACCATGAGTTATCACAAGCTCTGGCTATTCGCCTGAGAGGCTTAGGCTATACCGTGATGCGATCTCCCGATGCCTCTCACGCACTCATTGGTGCGATGAGAATCAAGCCAAACCTGATCATACTGGACGTGGACATGCCCAGCGGAAATGGCCTGGCGGTGTGTGAAATGTTGAACGGTGATGAAAGCTGCCATGGAATTCCAGTGATTATACATACGGGCCACACAGATACCGAGACAATTCAACGTTGCAAACAACTCGGGGCGGTGTATATTCAGAAATGCCCCGGTTCTCCAGCAACGATTACTGAGATCGCCAGGGAATTTCTGCAGCTTGATATCCAGCCAGTTGTTGAACCGGTAGAGGAAGCTCAAAAGACTCCTGAAACACGAGATCTCAGCCTGTCCTACATCAAGTCTATCGGCAAAGCTGAGTATGAATTGTCAGAAGCAGATGGGACGCCGATTGACACTGCTTCAGAAGAGAATGTCACAGATCAAACCCAGGATGCAGACTCGGTCTCCCCGGATTCCCGTGAGAAGCGACCTCCGATTGTACTGTCAATTGATGATGATCGTGATATTTCGAAAGCGCTGCAAATGAAACTCAAACCTCACGGCGTAGAGTGTCTGTCTGCTTTCACTGGTGATCAAGGTTATGAAATGGCTGTGGAACATATGCCAGATGTGATTATTACAGACCTGGTGTTACCAGAGGCGGAGGGCATTTATATTATGCGCCGCATCAGGTCGAATCCATTACTCAGTGAAATACCAATAATTGTTCTGACGGGGCAAAGCTATCCGGCAATTAAACATCAGATATTGAGTCTGGGAGTGGAAGCATTTCTGACGAAACCCGTTTCGATCAATGAACTGATCAAAGAATTACAGAGTGTGATCCCAATCAAATATACGCTTACACAGGATACGGCAACAATCTCGTTTAACAAAAATGACAACAAAATAGCGTCGATGGCATGA
- a CDS encoding response regulator — translation MERRKRILLVDDDSDILRATSLRLTVAGFETSTALNGMQAVANATGDQPTAIVMDVRMPQKDGLTALDELKQKSDTRQIPVVMLSASLVDREKALDAGASYFLSKPYEGHELIKAVNAAIDQAEEDELPGSTYATPNMKVKYSYD, via the coding sequence ATGGAGCGTCGAAAGAGAATATTACTGGTCGATGATGATTCAGATATACTTCGCGCCACCAGTCTCAGGCTGACAGTAGCCGGTTTTGAAACGTCTACCGCGCTCAATGGAATGCAAGCAGTCGCGAATGCAACCGGAGATCAACCGACGGCTATTGTTATGGATGTGAGGATGCCGCAAAAGGATGGCCTGACCGCACTGGATGAACTGAAACAAAAATCAGATACACGCCAGATACCGGTAGTGATGCTCTCAGCGAGCCTCGTGGACAGGGAAAAAGCTCTGGACGCCGGCGCAAGCTATTTTTTAAGTAAACCATATGAAGGCCATGAACTGATCAAAGCTGTGAACGCGGCGATTGATCAGGCAGAAGAAGATGAACTGCCGGGTTCAACTTATGCCACTCCCAATATGAAAGTGAAGTACAGTTATGACTGA
- a CDS encoding ATP-binding response regulator yields MNKAILRVLLIEDDPVDHQLIKLSLSKSASAFELVWAQTLESGLLKFGENTFDVVLTDLSLPDSFGLETVKKIRDYNRDVPIVVLTTLNDNDVRLIALSVGAQDYFLKDEASPHMLERAIRHAIQRQESVVENQRLLTEVETSRELLLKQKVLLKKKNRRLRKLNQTAHRFVDNVSHEFRTPLTVIKDYVSLVREGLVGEINKEQGQMLDIASIRTDELNNMVDDMLDVSKLEAGLLGAWRRPCQLPDIIECVCSPLTKKAAVKGIHFEADADPGLPAIYCDSEKVGRVIVNLVTNAMKFCGNPGSVRLWTEERAEQGEIIIGVSDNGPGIDEEGLAEIFQRFKQLKTQLDSSTKGFGLGLNIAKELVDLNFGEMSVESQVGTGTTFSFSVPLNNPSSVMTSYLDRTQRLTSSESVVALVFARIDEETADTDKEDMDAFFNFLLRTNDLLFRTGSCEWLFVLSIPCLELSEFVTRLENEWEKTNRNRPFGPLPDYQLNIEGKWKINADSEEIHRHFCRITQQPTVSTSH; encoded by the coding sequence ATGAATAAAGCGATCCTTCGAGTATTGTTGATCGAAGACGACCCGGTTGATCATCAGTTGATCAAACTCAGTCTGTCAAAATCGGCATCAGCTTTTGAACTGGTCTGGGCACAAACCCTCGAATCTGGTTTGTTGAAATTTGGGGAGAACACATTTGATGTCGTTCTGACAGACTTATCTTTACCCGATAGTTTCGGCCTGGAAACGGTAAAGAAAATCCGTGATTACAATCGAGATGTGCCTATTGTCGTACTCACGACACTCAACGACAACGATGTTCGATTAATAGCGCTCTCCGTTGGTGCTCAGGACTATTTTCTCAAAGACGAAGCTTCACCGCATATGCTGGAACGGGCCATCCGCCACGCAATTCAAAGGCAGGAAAGCGTTGTGGAAAATCAGCGTCTCTTGACGGAAGTCGAAACGAGCCGGGAACTGCTTCTGAAACAAAAAGTGCTGCTTAAAAAGAAAAATCGACGTCTGCGCAAACTCAATCAAACAGCACATCGTTTTGTCGACAACGTATCGCACGAATTTCGCACTCCTCTGACCGTGATCAAGGATTATGTGTCTTTAGTCCGCGAAGGACTGGTGGGGGAAATTAACAAGGAACAAGGTCAGATGCTGGATATTGCGAGTATCCGTACTGACGAACTTAACAATATGGTCGATGACATGCTCGATGTCAGTAAACTGGAGGCGGGCCTGCTGGGTGCATGGCGACGTCCCTGTCAGTTGCCGGATATTATTGAATGTGTCTGTTCTCCTCTGACAAAAAAGGCGGCTGTAAAGGGAATCCATTTCGAAGCGGATGCTGATCCAGGACTACCGGCGATTTACTGCGATTCGGAGAAGGTCGGCCGCGTGATTGTCAATCTGGTTACGAATGCCATGAAATTCTGTGGCAATCCGGGAAGCGTACGGTTGTGGACTGAAGAGCGGGCGGAACAGGGAGAAATTATTATTGGCGTTTCCGATAATGGACCGGGCATCGATGAAGAAGGGCTGGCGGAAATCTTCCAGCGCTTCAAACAACTCAAAACCCAGCTTGACAGCAGTACCAAAGGGTTTGGTCTGGGGTTGAATATCGCCAAGGAATTAGTCGATTTGAATTTTGGTGAAATGTCAGTGGAAAGCCAGGTGGGAACTGGAACCACCTTTTCGTTTAGCGTCCCTCTGAATAATCCCTCAAGCGTGATGACAAGCTATCTGGATCGTACGCAAAGGTTAACCAGCAGCGAATCTGTGGTGGCCCTGGTCTTTGCTCGAATTGATGAAGAAACAGCCGACACGGATAAAGAAGACATGGACGCTTTCTTCAACTTCTTACTACGGACAAATGATCTTTTATTCCGGACAGGCAGTTGTGAATGGCTGTTTGTACTTTCCATTCCCTGCCTGGAACTTTCTGAATTTGTCACCAGGCTTGAGAATGAGTGGGAGAAGACGAATCGGAATCGACCCTTTGGACCCTTACCCGATTACCAGTTAAACATCGAGGGCAAATGGAAAATAAATGCAGATTCAGAAGAGATCCACAGGCACTTTTGCAGAATCACACAGCAGCCGACCGTCTCTACATCACACTGA
- a CDS encoding response regulator yields MKEQIQAASTDLLEPTSRTTILCVDDDPDITRAIQKILSNYDVNVISDCCGRLGTWDVYKKKPDLIITDLRMPDGDGQHLLAEVKVNAQTSHIPVIVLTGQRDAHLPGQLRHLGAASFLQKPVHYTSLLAEIRRFVSLTSLDWATANKNGLVYKQTESQTFVEYEDE; encoded by the coding sequence ATGAAAGAGCAAATCCAAGCAGCGAGTACAGACCTGTTGGAACCCACTTCCCGTACGACCATTCTTTGCGTTGACGACGATCCTGATATCACACGCGCGATTCAAAAGATATTATCCAATTACGACGTGAACGTGATCAGTGATTGCTGCGGACGTCTTGGTACGTGGGACGTTTATAAGAAGAAACCGGATTTGATCATCACTGATCTGCGAATGCCGGATGGCGACGGACAGCATTTACTGGCAGAAGTAAAAGTCAATGCGCAAACGTCACACATTCCGGTCATTGTGCTGACGGGACAGCGGGATGCCCATCTTCCAGGTCAGTTGAGACATCTTGGTGCTGCCAGTTTTCTGCAAAAACCGGTGCATTACACCAGTCTCCTGGCAGAAATCAGACGTTTTGTTTCGTTGACATCTCTTGACTGGGCAACGGCAAATAAAAATGGATTAGTCTATAAGCAGACAGAAAGTCAGACTTTTGTGGAGTATGAAGATGAATAA